The Nitrospirales bacterium genome includes a window with the following:
- a CDS encoding MEKHLA domain-containing protein, translating to MNKLFMVGGGEFGPRLLRMTDLAVFVLPMTPPEQPCSQASVWQQSHVVHWTQLLLDSYRHWLGADLIERHGTTVEQARRVFECLDIVVSHGIEDNPILNYGNHAALLLWEMDWDQFRQTPSRLTAEPVNQTERAEMLRRARSRGYIDDYRGVRISRTGKRFLVEAAIVWNVMDAGGFQCGQAATFSKWSYLH from the coding sequence TTGAATAAACTTTTTATGGTCGGAGGCGGCGAATTTGGTCCCAGACTATTAAGAATGACAGATTTGGCCGTCTTCGTTTTACCCATGACACCACCAGAACAACCATGTTCACAAGCGTCAGTTTGGCAACAATCCCATGTGGTCCATTGGACTCAGTTGCTCTTAGACAGCTACCGACATTGGCTGGGGGCTGATCTCATTGAAAGGCATGGAACAACGGTCGAGCAGGCGCGGCGGGTCTTTGAATGTCTGGATATTGTCGTGTCTCATGGAATCGAAGATAATCCGATTTTGAACTATGGCAATCATGCGGCCTTACTACTATGGGAAATGGATTGGGACCAGTTCAGACAGACGCCGTCTCGTTTGACGGCGGAACCTGTCAACCAAACTGAACGTGCCGAAATGCTACGTAGGGCTCGATCTCGAGGGTATATTGACGATTATCGAGGTGTCCGTATTTCTAGAACGGGTAAGAGGTTTCTCGTGGAGGCCGCGATCGTGTGGAACGTCATGGACGCGGGAGGCTTCCAGTGTGGACAAGCCGCCACGTTTTCCAAGTGGTCATATTTACACTGA